CGCCGAGTTCCGCGCCGCGTACACCACGGCGGGCGGCGCCTACCTCCTGGACCGTGCCTGCACCCGCCTCCCCGCCATCCTCACCGCCGTCCGCCCCCCGCCCCGACCCGATGACCCCGGCCCGCCACACTCTCAAGCACTACGTCCTCGGCCCCGACCACCCCACCTCCCTGCAACGCTTCAACACCGCGGTCAACACCCTGGCGAGCAGGGCGGAGAGGGAAAGGGCGGAGGGGGGTGCGGGGGTGGCGGCGTGAGCGGCATGTGAGGCACAACCGTGGGACTCCCCGGCGCGGGTGGCGGTCAGTGGGTGACCGGGTCTCGGCAACGAGCGGCGACTGCCTCGATGCTTCCTCGCCGGCGGCCGTCGGCCGCTGAGGTGCGTCCCGGGTGAATCCGGGCTCGGCTACTCTCGGCGCCACCGGCCTTCACACCCGCTGCACCGGGGCACCCCGCATCCCGCCCGGGAGACGCCAACGCATGAGCACGCCGCCGCCATCGCCGTGTGAGCCGGAACGGGCCGAGGGATCAGCCGTCCGGATCGGTGCTCTGGTTCCGCTGACCCGGCCCGGCTGGGTGGAGGCGGGCCGGCATCTGCTCGCCGGGCTGGAGCCGGGCGTGCGGGACGTCAACGACGGGGGCGGCATCGCCGGAAGACCGCTCGAGCTGATGGTCCGGGACACCGCGGCCGATCCTCAGCGGGCCGCGGCGGCCGTCGACGAACTGGCTGACCTGGGCGTGACCGCCCTGGCGGGGGAGTACCACAGCGTCGTCGCCCGCGCCGCCGCCACCAGGGCCGACGCCCTCGGAGTGCCGTTCCTCTGCTCGTCGGCGGTGCTCGACACGCTCACCGAGGAGCCGACGCAGTGGGTCGCGCGGCTGCCCGCGGCGCAGTCCCACGGCTGGCGGATCTACGCCGACTTCCTCCTCGGCGCGGGACACACCCGAGTCGCCGTGGCAACCCAGCCGAGCGTCTACTGGGCGTCCGGGATCCGCATCCTGCGTGACCACCTGGCTCCACGCGGCGGCACGGTCGTCGAACTCGACACGCGGGCCCTCACGCCGGCGGCCGTGTGCGACGCACTCGTCGCCCATCGCGCGACGGCACTCCTCCTCCTGGTCGGCCACCCGGAGCCGGCGGTGCCGATCGTCAGGTCCGTCCGCCGCGACGAGCGCCTCGCCGAGATCCT
This genomic interval from Streptomyces sp. NBC_00557 contains the following:
- a CDS encoding ABC transporter substrate-binding protein, with protein sequence MSTPPPSPCEPERAEGSAVRIGALVPLTRPGWVEAGRHLLAGLEPGVRDVNDGGGIAGRPLELMVRDTAADPQRAAAAVDELADLGVTALAGEYHSVVARAAATRADALGVPFLCSSAVLDTLTEEPTQWVARLPAAQSHGWRIYADFLLGAGHTRVAVATQPSVYWASGIRILRDHLAPRGGTVVELDTRALTPAAVCDALVAHRATALLLLVGHPEPAVPIVRSVRRDERLAEILIGAPAGQPEFAEWARLLGDDGAAIPFLRYLPERLGPLGARVNTALRERLAEAPSFVALEGYDTIAVLADVLRSHGTDRARIAESWPRAEVEGTRGRIRFSRLPGISVQQWAWPPVQVVDRDPADLDRFRTRHTV